A single region of the Candidatus Kryptoniota bacterium genome encodes:
- a CDS encoding cytochrome C, protein MTAKTVLILSILDILAGVSYGQISPGELTTAHANLEGMSNCTQCHTIGKSLSNARCLSCHKEINVRIKQGEGYHATVSLKMCQECHHEHFGRNYQIMPLDTATFNHSAVGFALTGKHKSTSCRQCHNTNNISAADVKLLPATQQKITYLGLSTSCQSCHEDIHKGQLSSNCSSCHTTERWKPADNFSHDRTNFVLTGKHRTTGCYQCHNQTLADGKTIKFTHMSFSSCVSCHADPHKGEFKQPCSSCHTTETFVIVAKAEFDHSKTLFPLRGKHADLKCSQCHSDNPMKKNISGELGFHITKFQACSDCHADAHAGQFADRDDGGKCDACHIDAGFKPAEFSIDDHQKTRYILTGAHKAVACNDCHQSGKVNAQSKLQFRWKGEIDCTTCHSNIHGGQFVNEMARGCVTCHTTVSWQSLLFSHEKTRFPLRGKHAEIACSKCHTQPAEPLPVQYVGLDMKCSSCHADEHKGQFMIEGFTDCGRCHTAENWTRTNFDHDTQSSFPLTGKHIGVACEKCHPTVLIDGKRTARYRPIGTKCIDCHSA, encoded by the coding sequence ATGACAGCAAAAACTGTCCTGATTTTATCAATTCTTGACATACTGGCGGGCGTTTCTTACGGGCAAATTTCTCCCGGAGAGTTGACCACCGCTCATGCCAACCTGGAGGGGATGAGCAACTGCACCCAGTGCCACACTATAGGGAAATCGCTTTCGAACGCCAGATGTCTATCGTGTCACAAGGAGATCAACGTCCGCATAAAACAAGGCGAGGGATACCATGCGACAGTCAGCCTGAAGATGTGCCAGGAATGCCATCACGAACATTTCGGCAGAAACTACCAGATCATGCCTCTGGATACCGCGACATTCAATCACTCCGCCGTAGGGTTCGCTCTTACCGGTAAACACAAGTCTACCTCATGTCGCCAATGCCACAACACCAACAACATTTCGGCAGCGGACGTGAAGCTTCTTCCTGCAACTCAACAAAAAATAACATATCTCGGATTGTCGACGTCGTGCCAGTCGTGCCATGAAGACATCCACAAGGGCCAGCTCAGTTCAAACTGTTCCTCGTGCCACACAACAGAACGCTGGAAACCCGCCGATAACTTTTCGCATGACAGGACAAATTTCGTGCTGACCGGAAAGCATAGGACCACAGGCTGCTATCAATGTCACAACCAGACTCTTGCCGACGGAAAAACGATCAAGTTCACTCACATGAGTTTTTCGTCATGCGTTTCATGTCACGCCGATCCACACAAAGGGGAGTTCAAGCAACCTTGTTCGTCGTGTCACACCACAGAAACTTTCGTGATCGTTGCAAAGGCCGAATTCGATCATTCGAAAACGCTCTTCCCTCTGCGCGGCAAGCACGCCGACTTGAAATGCTCACAGTGCCACTCGGACAATCCTATGAAGAAAAACATATCTGGTGAGCTTGGATTTCATATTACTAAATTCCAGGCGTGTTCTGACTGTCACGCCGACGCGCATGCCGGACAGTTTGCCGATCGAGACGACGGCGGGAAATGCGACGCATGCCACATCGACGCGGGCTTCAAACCTGCGGAGTTCAGCATAGACGATCATCAGAAGACGAGGTACATTCTTACCGGCGCCCACAAAGCGGTCGCCTGCAACGATTGCCATCAATCGGGAAAAGTGAATGCCCAGTCTAAACTCCAGTTCCGCTGGAAAGGAGAAATAGATTGCACAACCTGTCATTCAAATATTCACGGTGGGCAATTCGTGAATGAAATGGCTCGCGGATGTGTTACATGTCATACGACGGTGTCATGGCAATCGCTCCTGTTTTCGCATGAAAAGACGAGATTCCCTCTTCGCGGGAAGCACGCGGAGATCGCATGCTCGAAATGCCACACTCAGCCGGCAGAACCGCTTCCCGTTCAATATGTCGGACTCGATATGAAATGTTCGAGCTGTCACGCAGACGAGCATAAGGGGCAATTCATGATTGAGGGTTTCACAGATTGCGGCAGATGTCATACGGCGGAAAACTGGACGAGGACAAATTTCGACCATGACACTCAGTCATCGTTCCCATTAACCGGCAAGCACATAGGAGTCGCGTGCGAGAAATGTCATCCGACAGTTCTTATCGATGGCAAGAGGACAGCAAGATATCGTCCGATCGGCACAAAATGTATTGACTGCCATTCCGCGTGA
- a CDS encoding DUF4070 domain-containing protein — MKVLLVYPGYPDTFWSFRHALKFISKKAAFPPLGLLTVAAMLPENWEKKLIDLNVETLDDKHILWADYVFISAMSVQRESSKAIIARCNKLGRKVVAGGPLFTSSHDEFEGVDHFVLNEAELTLASFVTDLQAGDAKKIYTSTDWADVSRTPPPLWDLINFKHYASMNVQYSRGCPYDCEFCDITVLYGRVPRTKSKEQIVTELDNLYDHGWRGPVFFVDDNFIGNKNKLKHELLPEIIEWEKKRNHPFYFNTEVSLNSADDDVLLRMMVQAGFNAVFVGIESPNEESLQECKKIPNKNRNLAESVRKIQKFGMQVQGGFIVGFDSDPSTIFDRLVAFIQETGIVTAMVGLLNAPKGTRLYKRMKGEGRLISHFSGDNTDFSMNFIPKMSREALIKGYKNIVGKIYSPSEYYARVKKFMKDFKPPQAKVFRVNFDDIKALFKSAVILGIFRKERVYYWRLFFWSLFTRPKLFPLAITFCIYGFHFRKIFEDNIASLS; from the coding sequence ATGAAAGTGCTTCTTGTGTACCCCGGTTACCCCGATACATTCTGGAGTTTCAGACATGCGTTGAAATTTATCTCCAAGAAAGCGGCGTTCCCGCCACTTGGTCTCCTTACTGTTGCCGCGATGCTTCCTGAGAATTGGGAAAAGAAACTGATCGATCTTAATGTCGAGACGCTGGACGACAAACACATACTATGGGCCGATTATGTTTTTATCAGCGCTATGTCGGTACAGCGCGAATCATCGAAGGCTATAATTGCCAGGTGCAATAAGCTGGGAAGAAAAGTGGTTGCCGGTGGGCCTCTGTTCACTTCTTCGCACGACGAGTTCGAAGGGGTCGACCACTTTGTTCTTAACGAGGCCGAACTTACGCTTGCCTCTTTCGTTACCGATCTGCAGGCGGGTGACGCGAAAAAGATTTATACTTCGACGGATTGGGCTGATGTTTCCCGGACTCCTCCTCCGCTGTGGGACCTGATCAACTTCAAACATTATGCGTCGATGAACGTGCAGTACTCGCGCGGCTGTCCATATGACTGCGAGTTCTGCGACATAACCGTTTTATACGGACGCGTACCCCGGACAAAGTCGAAAGAACAGATCGTCACCGAGCTTGATAATCTATACGACCACGGATGGCGGGGTCCGGTCTTCTTTGTCGACGATAACTTCATCGGAAATAAAAACAAGTTGAAGCACGAGCTGCTCCCGGAGATCATCGAGTGGGAGAAGAAGAGGAACCACCCGTTCTATTTCAACACCGAGGTATCGCTGAACTCTGCGGACGATGACGTGCTGCTGCGGATGATGGTACAGGCGGGTTTCAATGCCGTGTTCGTAGGAATTGAATCGCCGAACGAGGAGAGCCTGCAAGAATGCAAGAAAATTCCCAACAAGAATCGGAATCTCGCCGAAAGTGTGAGAAAGATCCAGAAGTTCGGAATGCAGGTTCAGGGCGGTTTCATCGTGGGATTCGACAGCGATCCATCCACGATCTTCGACCGACTCGTGGCGTTCATACAGGAAACCGGAATTGTCACAGCGATGGTCGGTTTGCTGAACGCGCCGAAAGGCACCCGGCTTTACAAGAGAATGAAGGGTGAGGGAAGACTCATATCGCATTTCTCAGGCGACAACACAGATTTTTCGATGAACTTCATACCAAAGATGAGCCGCGAAGCACTCATCAAAGGATACAAGAACATAGTCGGGAAAATCTATTCGCCGTCGGAGTATTACGCACGCGTGAAGAAATTCATGAAGGACTTTAAACCTCCCCAGGCGAAGGTGTTCCGTGTGAATTTCGACGACATCAAGGCACTCTTTAAATCTGCCGTGATCCTGGGAATCTTCAGGAAGGAGCGGGTGTATTACTGGCGGTTATTCTTCTGGTCGCTCTTCACGCGTCCGAAGTTATTTCCTCTTGCGATCACCTTTTGCATTTACGGTTTTCACTTCAGAAAAATATTCGAAGATAATATAGCGAGCCTGTCCTAG